One Patescibacteria group bacterium genomic window, AGATCTCGGAGCGGCTGGAGAGATCGTCGGCCAGGAATCTCGAGGCCGCGTCCGCCCTGCTCGACTATGGCGAGGGACAGGTCTTGCCGCTGCTTGGCCGCGTCCGCGATTGCGCCTCGTTGCTGCATGGCGAGGTCGAGATGTTGATCAAACTTGCCTCCGGACGTTACGACCGGCTCGCCGCGCGCGGTTGCCAGGTCGAAGCGGAACGACAAAGGATCACTATGATCCGCAATGCCAGCGCCGCCAGCCGGCTTCAGATCGCCGGCGCTCCGGTCACCACCATGAAACTGCTGCGGGTCCAGCTAAGGGTCATCCATGATCTGCTGCTCACCGCCGACGTCCTTGAAACCATGCTCCCGCCCGCAGGAGGGAAGTGAGGCTCAGAGGCTTTCCAGACGGCTCATTCGTTGGGCTGTCTTTTTTTTGTGGATGTGGAGAGTGGGGTGGGAGTGCTGGAGTGCTGGAGTGCTGGAGTGCTGGAGTGCTGGAGTGCTCTCATACTCCGTCTCTCCCACACTTCCAAACTCCCACACCTTGACTTTATGGCCATTTTGAGCTAATCTTGCTGGTCCGATTTGCGGGCTTCGTACCTTGAACATTCATCGAGCTCAGCTCCTCTCATCAGACTGGAGGTCCGATCATGACCATCATCAGTGCCAGCGCGGTCGCTATCATCGCTTTTTTGAGCGGCATCCTGTTCCAGAATTCGCGCGCTTTTCGTCAGCGGCTCCGATGCACCAAGGCCAGATTGACGGAGTCCGGAGCGCAGATCGCCAAGACTCGCCTGCAGTTGGCGTCCGCTGGTCGCGCCCATAATCCGAACGGCCTGATCGCCTGGGCGAGGCAGCATGCCGCGCAACTGCTCGATCAGAACGAAGGGACCCGTCTCGCTGCTCTGGGGCTCGCCGACAAAGATCGGGACGGCCTGGGCCACGCCGAGGACATGGAACGCGAGGTCTGGCACGGCATCTGCGCCGCGCGCAGCATCATGGAGTGCACGGAACGCTATCTGTCCAAGCAGATCTGTCTCGACAATCAGAAGATGAACGGATTTTTGGACGATATCGAAGGGTTGCGCCGTCGGCTGGGCGCGCGTCTCGATCGATCGACGGCCGGTCCGAGTATCTACGAGGAGCAGATCCGCCTCGTCCGGCTGGGCGCGCGCATCGTCGCAGAGCGGGAGACTTTCAAGAGCGATCCGGCCGTCGGCTGGAACCGCATTCAGTCACTGCTCCGCGCCCTCGTTGATGTCGACCAGAGTCTGGAGTCGAAGCTCGGCGCTTTCAACCTGAACGACCGCTGACGGAACAGCGGACTTGAGAGACGAACGCTTGTTCGTCTCTTTTTTTTGTGCGCCTGATCCTGAAATGGTAAAATGCCCGCGTATTCATTTAATCTCGCTTCTATCTATGGATGCCGCTAATCCCGCCAAGCAGCCGGTTGCCGTTCCTCCGGCCGCTCCGCCGACGCCGCCCGCACAGTCCAATAACAGACTCTTGATCATCATCATCGCCGTCGTGGTCGGCCTTTCGTTTCTGGGCTGGGTCGGTTCGAAGGTCGCCGGTTTCGTCGCTCGCAAGGCTCTCGAAGCCGGTACCGGCCTGAAGATCGATGACAAAGGCGGCGTCGTCAGTTTCAAGGGACAGGACGGAGCAGAGATGAAATTTGACGCCAACGGGCAGGGCGGCACGTTCACTTATAAGACCGAGACCGGCGAGACCGGCGTCATCGAGACTCAGGTCGGCGGCACGGACAAACTCCTGGCGCTGCCCGAGTCGTTCCCGTCGGATATCCCGGTCATGTCCGGTTTGAAACTGATCAATAAGTACAGTCTGGGTTCGGGCGAGATGAATACTTTCACGCTGACCTGGACCGCCGCCGAGAGCCAGAAGAAGATCGCGGATTATTATAAGGAAGCCATGCCGCGGAACGGCTGGACCTTGACGACCGAATTCGCCACGCCTGATAGCCTGATGATTTCTTTCGAAAAGATGTTCGACGCCAAGACCGAGACCAAGCATTCGGCGACCTTCAGTTTCACGTCGAAAGAGGACGGCAGCCTCGAAGTTTCGCTGGTGGCTCAGATTTACAAATAGCGGCGAAGGTCAGACCCGCTGAAAAAATAGAAATGCGCCGGTCGTTGGCCGGCGCATTTTTCTATTTGGATATGATCAGGCCGCGGACAAAGCGGCGTGGTGCAGCGTCAACGGGCGGAAGATCGGCTGTGGCTGGGACTCGGGCAGGGCGAGGCGCTGAATGGCCAGCCAGAGGTTGTCGATCACATATTCCTTGAACATCCGGCGGCGATGGCGTTTCGCCTGTTCGGATTTTTTCTCTTCATGGGGATGCCGGACATGTTCGATGGCCTCTCCCGCAAGCGGTCCGCGGTGGGGGAGCGTGCGCATCAGGGATGTCCGATAGGCGTCGATCTGATTGTGCCAGGCTCGCGAAAATATCTCCCGCAGATCCCGTATCGTTTCGGCCGGGGTAATTTCTTGTTCACCCGTTTCGTGGAATCCTTCAAAGACTTTAGCGGCCGGCTCACGACAGATGACGAGGATTTGCGTGAGGTAAAGCAGGGCGAGCGCGATTTTTTTTATTTTACGCATGTTTGGGTCCTCCCAACTCAAGTGTATGAAGACTGGGTCATGCTTGTCAAGTTTTTATCAACAGTTAGCGCTTTTTTGGGTATATTGGCCGCGGCAAAAATGTGTTATAATGATATTCTATGACACCCAGGGCTTTGGAGATCGCGTCCGTGACCAAGAAATTCGGCGGCCGCGCCGCGATCAGCGGTCTGACGCTTCAGATCGACCCGGGCGAGATCTACGGACTCATCGGACCGAACGGATCCGGCAAGACGACGACCATCAAGATGATCGCCGGTCTTTATCGTCCGACCAAAGGTTCGATCAGCATCGGTGGCATCGACGTCGCCAAGACTCCGACGCGCGCCAAACGCCGGATCGGTTACGTTCCCGATGATCCGGCGGGTTACGATCGGCTGACCGGACGCGAATTCCTGGAGTTCGTCGGCCAGCTTTACGGCATGGAACGCGGTGCTCGCGACCGGAAGATCGATGAGCTCCTGGAACGTTATGATTTGGGACGTCTCGCTGACGGCCTGTTCGGCCGGTATTCCCGGGGGACCAAGCAAAAGTTTTCCATTCTGGCGGCGCTGCTTCACGCGCCGTCGCTGCTGCTCGTCGACGAGCCGATGGTCGGTCTCGATCCGGCGAGCGCCGTCGCGACCGAGGAACTTTTCCGCGAGTTCGCCCGGGCTGGCGGCGCCATCCTGCTTTCGACCCACACTCTCGCTGTCGCCGAGATCCTCTGTGGCCGCTTCGGCCTGCTCCAGGAAGGGCGTCTGGCGGCGGAAGGGACGCTCGTTGATCTGCGCGCCCGGGCCGGACTCGGGTCCGGGACCCTGGAAGAGTGTTATCTGAAGCTCGCGGCCAAGTTATGATCTTCGAGCTCGCTGCTTTGCGCGCCGTCCGCCGGCGCGAGATCCGGAACAGTTTCCGGGAGTTGACCTGGGCTGATGCCGCGGTGGCGTTTCTCTTCCTGGTCCTGTGTATTTTCGCGGCTCTGGCCGCATATTTTATTTTCCGGCGCGCTTTTTCGTTCCTGCTCAGCGAGTTGCCGGCCGGACCGCTCCTCGTCCGTTACGTGTTGGAGACGGCTTTCGCTTTCATTTTCCTGTTCGGCGCCGTCAGTTTCGTGGCGGCGTCCTTTCCGCTGATTTTCCGCTACGGCGAAGTGCGGCTGCTCCTCAGTCTGCCGGTCGAGCCGGTGGCGGTCTACATTCATCGTTTTTTAGCGGCCGCGGCGCTTTCTTCCTGGCCCATCGTGATCATCGGCCTGCCGGCGCTTTTCGCCCTGGGCGCGGCGCTTCAGGCTTCGGCCGCTTATTACGGTTTTTGCCTGATCGTGGCGCTGTTATTCCTGCTGGCGATCTCTCTGGCCGGAGGCTTGCTGTCTTTCGCTGTCGGTTGGCTGGCTCGGCCGCTGTCCTCGGGCTGGATCAAGGCTTTGGAAACTTTCGGCGCTCTCTATCTTCTGGGTCTTCTCATCCGTTATGTCGCTTCCCGGCAGGTCGTCGGCCTGTTCGGGGCTGTGACCGCGCCGGAGATCGCCGCTTCCGGATCCCGGCTGGCGGAAATGTTCGCCTGGTTCCCCAGTCATCCTTTCGCCGAGCTCGTCATCGGCGCTTTGCCCGGGGCTGCCGGAAATCCGGCCAGGACGGCGTTGGCGATCGCACTGGCTCTCGCGGCCGCAGCCGTGATTCTGCTGGCGCTCGCCCGGTCGTTCTTTTTGCCGATCTGGCGCTTCACTGAAGAGGGCGGATTCCTGGCCCGGCCGGAGGACGCTTCGGGGCGGCGGCCGGCCATGTCTTTTCCCAGGCTTTTCCGTTGGCGCTACGGCTACCTGTTCGAAAAAGAGTATCTGCAATTCCGGCGCGATTCCGGAGAAGTGTTCAGCGCTGTCTTTCTGGCCGCGCTACTGTTCTTTTTCCTCCTGGCCATCCGCGCGGTCGCTGGTATGGATATCATCGATCAGGCCGCGATCCTCACCGAGCAGATGTTGTTCCGGGTGTTCGTGTCGATCGGTTATTTTTCCCTGATCCTGGGA contains:
- a CDS encoding ABC transporter ATP-binding protein encodes the protein MTPRALEIASVTKKFGGRAAISGLTLQIDPGEIYGLIGPNGSGKTTTIKMIAGLYRPTKGSISIGGIDVAKTPTRAKRRIGYVPDDPAGYDRLTGREFLEFVGQLYGMERGARDRKIDELLERYDLGRLADGLFGRYSRGTKQKFSILAALLHAPSLLLVDEPMVGLDPASAVATEELFREFARAGGAILLSTHTLAVAEILCGRFGLLQEGRLAAEGTLVDLRARAGLGSGTLEECYLKLAAKL